In one Lolium rigidum isolate FL_2022 chromosome 3, APGP_CSIRO_Lrig_0.1, whole genome shotgun sequence genomic region, the following are encoded:
- the LOC124700705 gene encoding uncharacterized protein LOC124700705 isoform X1 produces MDKDVEQQNTSRRMPPRFNAGSTKRTETVSTSRLLQQGSIQHDIMTDGETNYSLYGEHEQDNSTKVDITQCASTSSGQTSSLQVQETLLMKLQSLENGYNVQREKIIKYYDNRLKAKLAELNKKKMADMSVLLAEHATSQTSSLPSESEKEDINPANTSLAKSTSTVGGCVMENQPIPSPQVANNSMTAPAPEVVDQNCQASNEVAGGECTFGFPEDDKFYTAKPHLGQQHDPPSASCNESQAAATLKSYIDHLDRSLPPASEAAIQTESPEFMEDAVQLTHAASAEAMLVSQSEGDEDDPTLHVVNHSMTSQVCAISPWFVEVNYHKDMNPENGSPAPKLPDDLVVEVLSRLPFKSFCRFKCVSKDWLAFSSDPHYSKKLLKIPTGLLYQRRDNSAIMLASLPHNDKEFDEALSFLPQYEQLELKDSCNGLVLCKYKSSYTPVGICRFIVCNPATREWRVLPDTPRSHYDPFYNMSILAFSPSWSAKFYIFNFQRLSTRYLGFGPGKLQVYSSDLSTWFVDDTSWLYERRVVSQPHLFIDGALYVRRDLHEILVLKRLEGISHGIPPTLRIIELPHEDVGFMDRIGKGCLGQSSGALHYAVPEEDARTILVWSLDVDEPYEWSLKYRLSMSHAFGTDNLRRYDTYCWNCDYDVMALDLERDGLVMFDKRADKLRWYSISTGELTEIQPEDHRCDKLSDKHYHYVASYSKLPVLTM; encoded by the exons ATGGACAAAGATGTTGAACAGCAGAACACCTCACGGCGAATGCCCCCCAGGTTTAATGCCGGTTCAACGAAAAGGACAGAAACCGTTAGCACTTCGAGGCTCCTG CAACAAGGCAGTATTCAGCATGACATCATGACCGACGGGGAAACAAATTATAGCCTGTATGGGGAACATGAACAGGACAATTCAACAAAGGTGGATATCACCCAGTGTGCTTCAACATCATCAGGGCAAACCTCTAGCCTTCAAGTCCAGGAG ACCCTGTTAATGAAGCTGCAATCCCTAGAGAATGGCTACAACGTTCAACGAGAGAAGATCATCAAATACTACGACAACCGTCTAAAAGCCAAGCTAGCGGAACTCAATAAGAAGAAAATGGCTGATATGTCAGTCCTGTTAGCGGAGCATGCTACTTCTCAGACCTCCTCATTGCCATCTGAGTCGGAAAAAGAAGATATCAATCCTGCCAACACTTCACTTGCCAAATCAACCTCAACTGTAGGAGGCTGTGTCATGGAGAACCAACCTATTCCATCCCCACAGGTCGCCAATAATAGCATGACAGCTCCAGCTCCAGAGGTTGTTGATCAGAATTGTCAGGCATCTAACGAAGTAGCTGGGGGAGAATGCACTTTCGGTTTTCCAGAAGACGATAAGTTTTACACAGCTAAACCACATTTAGGCCAACAACATGACCCGCCATCTGCGTCATGCAATGAGAGCCAAGCTGCAGCAACCCTGAAATCATATATTGACCACCTGGATCGCTCACTGCCCCCTGCTTCAGAAGCGGCCATTCAGACTGAATCTCCTGAGTTCATGGAAGATGCAGTTCAGCTGACCCATGCAGCTTCTGCCGAAGCAATGTTGGTTTCTCAGAGTGAGGGTGACGAAGATGATCCAACTCTACATGTTGTTAATCATTCCATGACTTCCCAAGTGTGTGCAATTAGCCCATGGTTCGTGGAAG TAAACTACCATAAAGACATGAACCCTGAGAATGGTTCTCCTGCTCCTAAGCTACCTGATGATCTAGTAGTGGAGGTCCTCTCCCGGCTGCCGTTCAAGTCTTTTTGCCGCTTCAAGTGTGTCTCCAAAGATTGGCTTGCCTTCTCCTCTGATCCGCACTACAGCAAGAAGCTTCTGAAAATTCCGACAGGTCTTCTGTACCAACGCCGTGATAACTCTGCTATCATGCTTGCTAGCCTGCCCCACAATGATAAGGAATTTGATGAAGCTCTTAGTTTCCTACCACAGTATGAGCAATTAGAGCTGAAGGATTCTTGCAATGGCCTAGTCCTTTGTAAGTACAAGAGCAGCTATACTCCTGTAGGTATTTGCCGCTTCATCGTGTGCAATCCGGCAACACGAGAGTGGAGGGTGCTCCCTGATACTCCTCGTAGCCATTATGACCCTTTTTACAATATGAGTATTTTGGCTTTCAGCCCATCATGGTCGGCAAAGTTCTACATCTTCAACTTTCAGCGGCTGAGTACCCGCTATTTGGGATTTGGCCCTGGCAAACTTCAGGTGTACTCGTCTGATCTTTCCACTTGGTTTGTGGATGATACATCCTGGCTCTATGAGAGAAGAGTAGTTTCTCAACCACACCTGTTTATTGATGGAGCATTGTATGTGCGCAGAGACTTGCATGAGATTCTAGTACTGAAGAGATTGGAGGGAATTAGTCATGGCATTCCGCCCACTCTTCGGATTATTGAGCTGCCGCATGAAGATGTTGGTTTTATGGATAGAATTGGCAAAGGTTGCTTGGGCCAATCTTCGGGGGCCTTGCACTATGCAGTGCCAGAGGAGGATGCTCGTACGATTCTTGTTTGGAGTCTTGATGTTGATGAGCCTTATGAGTGGAGCCTCAAGTACCGCCTTAGTATGAGCCATGCATTCGGAACGGACAACCTTCGTCGGTATGACACATACTGCTGGAATTGTGACTATGATGTCATGGCTCTTGACCTGGAGAGAGATGGTCTTGTCATGTTCGACAAACGAGCGGACAAGCTTCGTTGGTACAGTATAAGCACCGGTGAACTTACTGAGATTCAACCAGAAGACCACCGCTGCGACAAGTTGTCTGACAAGCACTATCATTATGTGGCGTCCTACTCAAAGCTCCCAGTATTAACCATGTAG
- the LOC124700705 gene encoding uncharacterized protein LOC124700705 isoform X3, producing MDKDVEQQNTSRRMPPRFNAGSTKRTETVSTSRLLQQGSIQHDIMTDGETNYSLYGEHEQDNSTKVDITQCASTSSGQTSSLQVQETLLMKLQSLENGYNVQREKIIKYYDNRLKAKLAELNKKKMADMSVLLAEHATSQTSSLPSESEKEDINPANTSLAKSTSTVGGCVMENQPIPSPQVANNSMTAPAPEVVDQNCQASNEVAGGECTFGFPEDDKFYTAKPHLGQQHDPPSASCNESQAAATLKSYIDHLDRSLPPASEAAIQTESPEFMEDAVQLTHAASAEAMLVSQSEGDEDDPTLHVVNHSMTSQVCAISPWFVEVNYHKDMNPENGSPAPKLPDDLVVEVLSRLPFKSFCRFKCVSKDWLAFSSDPHYSKKLLKIPTGLLYQRRDNSAIMLASLPHNDKEFDEALSFLPQYEQLELKDSCNGLVLCKYKSSYTPPIMVGKVLHLQLSAAEYPLFGIWPWQTSETCMRF from the exons ATGGACAAAGATGTTGAACAGCAGAACACCTCACGGCGAATGCCCCCCAGGTTTAATGCCGGTTCAACGAAAAGGACAGAAACCGTTAGCACTTCGAGGCTCCTG CAACAAGGCAGTATTCAGCATGACATCATGACCGACGGGGAAACAAATTATAGCCTGTATGGGGAACATGAACAGGACAATTCAACAAAGGTGGATATCACCCAGTGTGCTTCAACATCATCAGGGCAAACCTCTAGCCTTCAAGTCCAGGAG ACCCTGTTAATGAAGCTGCAATCCCTAGAGAATGGCTACAACGTTCAACGAGAGAAGATCATCAAATACTACGACAACCGTCTAAAAGCCAAGCTAGCGGAACTCAATAAGAAGAAAATGGCTGATATGTCAGTCCTGTTAGCGGAGCATGCTACTTCTCAGACCTCCTCATTGCCATCTGAGTCGGAAAAAGAAGATATCAATCCTGCCAACACTTCACTTGCCAAATCAACCTCAACTGTAGGAGGCTGTGTCATGGAGAACCAACCTATTCCATCCCCACAGGTCGCCAATAATAGCATGACAGCTCCAGCTCCAGAGGTTGTTGATCAGAATTGTCAGGCATCTAACGAAGTAGCTGGGGGAGAATGCACTTTCGGTTTTCCAGAAGACGATAAGTTTTACACAGCTAAACCACATTTAGGCCAACAACATGACCCGCCATCTGCGTCATGCAATGAGAGCCAAGCTGCAGCAACCCTGAAATCATATATTGACCACCTGGATCGCTCACTGCCCCCTGCTTCAGAAGCGGCCATTCAGACTGAATCTCCTGAGTTCATGGAAGATGCAGTTCAGCTGACCCATGCAGCTTCTGCCGAAGCAATGTTGGTTTCTCAGAGTGAGGGTGACGAAGATGATCCAACTCTACATGTTGTTAATCATTCCATGACTTCCCAAGTGTGTGCAATTAGCCCATGGTTCGTGGAAG TAAACTACCATAAAGACATGAACCCTGAGAATGGTTCTCCTGCTCCTAAGCTACCTGATGATCTAGTAGTGGAGGTCCTCTCCCGGCTGCCGTTCAAGTCTTTTTGCCGCTTCAAGTGTGTCTCCAAAGATTGGCTTGCCTTCTCCTCTGATCCGCACTACAGCAAGAAGCTTCTGAAAATTCCGACAGGTCTTCTGTACCAACGCCGTGATAACTCTGCTATCATGCTTGCTAGCCTGCCCCACAATGATAAGGAATTTGATGAAGCTCTTAGTTTCCTACCACAGTATGAGCAATTAGAGCTGAAGGATTCTTGCAATGGCCTAGTCCTTTGTAAGTACAAGAGCAGCTATACTCCT CCCATCATGGTCGGCAAAGTTCTACATCTTCAACTTTCAGCGGCTGAGTACCCGCTATTTGGGATTTGGCCCTGGCAAACTTCAG AGACTTGCATGAGATTCTAG
- the LOC124700705 gene encoding uncharacterized protein LOC124700705 isoform X2, with amino-acid sequence MDKDVEQQNTSRRMPPRFNAGSTKRTETVSTSRLLQQGSIQHDIMTDGETNYSLYGEHEQDNSTKVDITQCASTSSGQTSSLQVQETLLMKLQSLENGYNVQREKIIKYYDNRLKAKLAELNKKKMADMSVLLAEHATSQTSSLPSESEKEDINPANTSLAKSTSTVGGCVMENQPIPSPQVANNSMTAPAPEVVDQNCQASNEVAGGECTFGFPEDDKFYTAKPHLGQQHDPPSASCNESQAAATLKSYIDHLDRSLPPASEAAIQTESPEFMEDAVQLTHAASAEAMLVSQSEGDEDDPTLHVVNHSMTSQVCAISPWFVEVNYHKDMNPENGSPAPKLPDDLVVEVLSRLPFKSFCRFKCVSKDWLAFSSDPHYSKKLLKIPTGLLYQRRDNSAIMLASLPHNDKEFDEALSFLPQYEQLELKDSCNGLVLCKYKSSYTPVGICRFIVCNPATREWRVLPDTPRSHYDPFYNMSILAFSPSWSAKFYIFNFQRLSTRYLGFGPGKLQRLA; translated from the exons ATGGACAAAGATGTTGAACAGCAGAACACCTCACGGCGAATGCCCCCCAGGTTTAATGCCGGTTCAACGAAAAGGACAGAAACCGTTAGCACTTCGAGGCTCCTG CAACAAGGCAGTATTCAGCATGACATCATGACCGACGGGGAAACAAATTATAGCCTGTATGGGGAACATGAACAGGACAATTCAACAAAGGTGGATATCACCCAGTGTGCTTCAACATCATCAGGGCAAACCTCTAGCCTTCAAGTCCAGGAG ACCCTGTTAATGAAGCTGCAATCCCTAGAGAATGGCTACAACGTTCAACGAGAGAAGATCATCAAATACTACGACAACCGTCTAAAAGCCAAGCTAGCGGAACTCAATAAGAAGAAAATGGCTGATATGTCAGTCCTGTTAGCGGAGCATGCTACTTCTCAGACCTCCTCATTGCCATCTGAGTCGGAAAAAGAAGATATCAATCCTGCCAACACTTCACTTGCCAAATCAACCTCAACTGTAGGAGGCTGTGTCATGGAGAACCAACCTATTCCATCCCCACAGGTCGCCAATAATAGCATGACAGCTCCAGCTCCAGAGGTTGTTGATCAGAATTGTCAGGCATCTAACGAAGTAGCTGGGGGAGAATGCACTTTCGGTTTTCCAGAAGACGATAAGTTTTACACAGCTAAACCACATTTAGGCCAACAACATGACCCGCCATCTGCGTCATGCAATGAGAGCCAAGCTGCAGCAACCCTGAAATCATATATTGACCACCTGGATCGCTCACTGCCCCCTGCTTCAGAAGCGGCCATTCAGACTGAATCTCCTGAGTTCATGGAAGATGCAGTTCAGCTGACCCATGCAGCTTCTGCCGAAGCAATGTTGGTTTCTCAGAGTGAGGGTGACGAAGATGATCCAACTCTACATGTTGTTAATCATTCCATGACTTCCCAAGTGTGTGCAATTAGCCCATGGTTCGTGGAAG TAAACTACCATAAAGACATGAACCCTGAGAATGGTTCTCCTGCTCCTAAGCTACCTGATGATCTAGTAGTGGAGGTCCTCTCCCGGCTGCCGTTCAAGTCTTTTTGCCGCTTCAAGTGTGTCTCCAAAGATTGGCTTGCCTTCTCCTCTGATCCGCACTACAGCAAGAAGCTTCTGAAAATTCCGACAGGTCTTCTGTACCAACGCCGTGATAACTCTGCTATCATGCTTGCTAGCCTGCCCCACAATGATAAGGAATTTGATGAAGCTCTTAGTTTCCTACCACAGTATGAGCAATTAGAGCTGAAGGATTCTTGCAATGGCCTAGTCCTTTGTAAGTACAAGAGCAGCTATACTCCTGTAGGTATTTGCCGCTTCATCGTGTGCAATCCGGCAACACGAGAGTGGAGGGTGCTCCCTGATACTCCTCGTAGCCATTATGACCCTTTTTACAATATGAGTATTTTGGCTTTCAGCCCATCATGGTCGGCAAAGTTCTACATCTTCAACTTTCAGCGGCTGAGTACCCGCTATTTGGGATTTGGCCCTGGCAAACTTCAG AGACTTGCATGA
- the LOC124700705 gene encoding uncharacterized protein LOC124700705 isoform X4, with protein MDKDVEQQNTSRRMPPRFNAGSTKRTETVSTSRLLQQGSIQHDIMTDGETNYSLYGEHEQDNSTKVDITQCASTSSGQTSSLQVQETLLMKLQSLENGYNVQREKIIKYYDNRLKAKLAELNKKKMADMSVLLAEHATSQTSSLPSESEKEDINPANTSLAKSTSTVGGCVMENQPIPSPQVANNSMTAPAPEVVDQNCQASNEVAGGECTFGFPEDDKFYTAKPHLGQQHDPPSASCNESQAAATLKSYIDHLDRSLPPASEAAIQTESPEFMEDAVQLTHAASAEAMLVSQSEGDEDDPTLHVVNHSMTSQVCAISPWFVEVNYHKDMNPENGSPAPKLPDDLVVEVLSRLPFKSFCRFKCVSKDWLAFSSDPHYSKKLLKIPTGLLYQRRDNSAIMLASLPHNDKEFDEALSFLPQYEQLELKDSCNGLVLCKYKSSYTPVAHHGRQSSTSSTFSG; from the exons ATGGACAAAGATGTTGAACAGCAGAACACCTCACGGCGAATGCCCCCCAGGTTTAATGCCGGTTCAACGAAAAGGACAGAAACCGTTAGCACTTCGAGGCTCCTG CAACAAGGCAGTATTCAGCATGACATCATGACCGACGGGGAAACAAATTATAGCCTGTATGGGGAACATGAACAGGACAATTCAACAAAGGTGGATATCACCCAGTGTGCTTCAACATCATCAGGGCAAACCTCTAGCCTTCAAGTCCAGGAG ACCCTGTTAATGAAGCTGCAATCCCTAGAGAATGGCTACAACGTTCAACGAGAGAAGATCATCAAATACTACGACAACCGTCTAAAAGCCAAGCTAGCGGAACTCAATAAGAAGAAAATGGCTGATATGTCAGTCCTGTTAGCGGAGCATGCTACTTCTCAGACCTCCTCATTGCCATCTGAGTCGGAAAAAGAAGATATCAATCCTGCCAACACTTCACTTGCCAAATCAACCTCAACTGTAGGAGGCTGTGTCATGGAGAACCAACCTATTCCATCCCCACAGGTCGCCAATAATAGCATGACAGCTCCAGCTCCAGAGGTTGTTGATCAGAATTGTCAGGCATCTAACGAAGTAGCTGGGGGAGAATGCACTTTCGGTTTTCCAGAAGACGATAAGTTTTACACAGCTAAACCACATTTAGGCCAACAACATGACCCGCCATCTGCGTCATGCAATGAGAGCCAAGCTGCAGCAACCCTGAAATCATATATTGACCACCTGGATCGCTCACTGCCCCCTGCTTCAGAAGCGGCCATTCAGACTGAATCTCCTGAGTTCATGGAAGATGCAGTTCAGCTGACCCATGCAGCTTCTGCCGAAGCAATGTTGGTTTCTCAGAGTGAGGGTGACGAAGATGATCCAACTCTACATGTTGTTAATCATTCCATGACTTCCCAAGTGTGTGCAATTAGCCCATGGTTCGTGGAAG TAAACTACCATAAAGACATGAACCCTGAGAATGGTTCTCCTGCTCCTAAGCTACCTGATGATCTAGTAGTGGAGGTCCTCTCCCGGCTGCCGTTCAAGTCTTTTTGCCGCTTCAAGTGTGTCTCCAAAGATTGGCTTGCCTTCTCCTCTGATCCGCACTACAGCAAGAAGCTTCTGAAAATTCCGACAGGTCTTCTGTACCAACGCCGTGATAACTCTGCTATCATGCTTGCTAGCCTGCCCCACAATGATAAGGAATTTGATGAAGCTCTTAGTTTCCTACCACAGTATGAGCAATTAGAGCTGAAGGATTCTTGCAATGGCCTAGTCCTTTGTAAGTACAAGAGCAGCTATACTCCTGTAG CCCATCATGGTCGGCAAAGTTCTACATCTTCAACTTTCAGCGGCTGA
- the LOC124700707 gene encoding uncharacterized protein LOC124700707, translated as MAGGSLSPPSSSSWAPSPAAVMALVALLGLGLAGYIVGPPLYWHVAEALGRSTGACPACLCDCDALPLLSLPEDCAKQFKGVSGRASAEETEKSFTEQLIEELKQREEEATEAQQEADVKLLEAKKLASQYQKEADKCSSGMNTCEEAREKSADSLLGQKKLTALWEERARELGWKPGNVKTHQNR; from the exons ATGGCCGGCGGGTCCCTGTcgccgccgtcctcttcttcgtgGGCCCCCAGCCCCGCGGCGGTGATGGCGCTGGTGGCGCTGCTCGGGCTCGGCCTCGCCGGCTACAtcgtcggcccgccgctctactGGCACGTCGCCGAGGCGCTCGGCCGCTCCACGGGGGCCTGCCCCGCCTGCCTCTGCGACTGCGACGCGCTGCCGCTGCTCTCGCTGCCAGAAG ACTGCGCCAAACAATTCAAAGGGGTTAGTGGTCGCGCTTCTGCTGAAGAAACAGAGAAGAGCTTCACAGAGCAACTGATAGAAGAACTGAAGCAGAGAGAGGAGGAAGCAACCGAAGCTCAGCAAGAAGCTGATGTGAAATTGCTTGAGGCCAAAAAACTAGCTTCTCAGTATCAAAAGGAGGCTGACAAATGCAGTTCAGGAATGAATACATGTGAAGAAGCTAGGGAAAAGTCAGCAGACTCACTGCTCGGTCAAAAGAAATTGACTGCTCTGTGGGAGGAAAGGGCTCGGGAGCTAGGATGGAAACCTGGGAATGTCAAAACACACCAGAATCGGTAA